The DNA window atccagtttgcaaatgagaaaatgactttacaattgtgcttttgcgagatattgaaatataatgctgttgtcggtgatgtcatcattacatattacttcctggtacgaggccacaagcacaagtggaggacacaaggtcgcatattggaacgcacccaaggTTCTGTAGCCTACGTCCATGCTCATGTATGCTCGCAGTCATTCGAACATAATATTGTTCATCTTTAAGGGaatttttgttgtgtgttgtagcCTACTTAATAGTAAAGCATCTTGCCTACTATTAGATGCCTGACCAGTGGGTgcctctgctcttttatcaataattctGTAGCCCatctcaaactgtgtgtgtgtgtgaatttgtgtgtgtgtgtgtgtgtgtgtgtgtgtgtgtgtgtgtgtgtgtgtgtgtgtgtgtgtgtgtgtgtgtgtgtgtgtgtgtgtgtgtgtgtgtgtgtgtgtgtgtgtgtgtttgagatagaAGCCTTTGATGTCCatgtgtgattgattgattgatcgatgtgcatgtgaagattcattgcaatgttgaatatgtcaacattgagaTACACTCTTTGGGTGGTCCGATGGGCCCCCTTGCTAAATTCGCTGTATGCCCCCAAatggctaagtccgccactgagcAAACCACTAGATGCTGTTGTATTGTAAGCTTTTTTGTTGTAGAGTCACATCAGGGCCCTATCTCTACTTTTAATCCCTCTCCTTTGTTAAATCGAGTTCTTCTGGACACACAAGAATCCATTTTGTTATTTTCTAAAGTAGCCTAAGTCAGCTGAGGCAAAAAAACCCAACCCTCTAGTCTCTCTTTTATGAATCCCTGCCATCACACCCAAAGTAGGACTAGAACCCCTATCTCACTGGATAGAAAGAGGGGGCagagacagtgtttgtgtgtgtgagcatgtgcctgGTGAAGTGTGggacccacagagagagagagagagagaagtacagacAGAGCCATGAGCATGAGGAAGTTGAGCGACGAGTATGGATATGCGAGTTAATTGGGTTTGTTTGTGTACACCAGCGACTTCTCTCCCAGATCTCAGCCCGACCCGAGGCTGCCGTTTAATTAAAGACAAGATGAactgtttttatattattattatgcacGCTGAACgcaccagaggaggagagggggggggggggggggggggctggcctTATGTGAATGGAATTTAGttaagttaagtgtgtgtgtgtgtgtgtgtgtgtgtgtgtgtgtgtgtgtgtgtgtgtgtgtgtgagagtaaatgAAGGAGCAATTAATTATCTCTGTGTCCAGTCCCCCTGCAGACTCTACGGTACTTTATAAGCCAGACACAGTGCCGTCTGATGAGTAAGCTTTGGAGGCTTACTCAAGTACATaaacatgggttcaccgtgtttataaacacaattttgtgaggaggggcaagacactggcagccaaccaggtgaattttttgaccgacagcggtttccaacaatcagaggttgggtTGTGCGTAGCTAcgtagtgtcgcgcagccaggataAAAAAGAAGTAGAACCcatctatactcatgaacggcgtgacattTTCCATGTGAGTTACGCCCTTTTTTCGGGGAAAACACtgggggaaaagccaatgcaagtcaattgatggtgttgggaaagaataaacgaaagacaaggacctgtagacaagcgctGTTCACGAGCAACATGCCGAaagcgtgttgtgttgccggctgttcaaataatatggccaaacagccgtggtttaagcatggactgtgttcattaggctagccgatgtagcatgtaagttaataagACATTttgtttgatttcccccataaaggggcgtaacgcacatttactaACAAAGTACCCGGATTGCCGTTCATGAGTAGGCCTATCGAGTGTTCTCGCGTTAGTTCTGgtcaggccatggtagtcaagagctgCTGCTTATTATTTGTCTCGGGTGTtctagatcagctaatcaactctccttGCTCCTCATTGCTCATTTAACATTTGGCGCCTTTtaaaagttctctgttttgtttccAACGCTTGGCTGCTCGCTTCTTCACAGACCACCACTTACCcaactccaccttgtcgtgtatgacaaAGCATGGGCTAGGcctactccttgtcatgttgcctgctctgttcatgggggaattaattgctctcctaatcttaaattgggAGAGCATTTCCTACGCTGCTGCTATCCCCTGAATCCCTCCTTTCCTTGGCATTCATGGAAAtccaggggactcctctgaacagagccataccaccaaatctaattcataactaactgttcaataaagaaattgcgtTTTGAATTTCTTATCTTGTGTTTTTTGACTGTAAGGAAGCTGACAGAAAGAAATTATTATTGGACTGCCCCTATTACGTTAATTATAGGCCTTGAGTGTAACACACTATGTAACAACGTACAACGTTATGCTCTTGCACTACATCTTAGGGGTAGCCTGACAGGCGTATTCACTCTTTGCCGAAAGTACTCAAGGACAttgtaacaacattgcaatgacattgcaGAGAGTCTCAAGTTACAGACTAAGACTTGGGCatcaccattttggtgacaataaggttaaggATAAGGACAAGGTTAGGTAAGTTCATAGCCTATTACATGTTCATACGTAGATGTCCTTTAAAAGACACTAAACTAAAGTGTCACCAAGTTGTTTCCCATTACCCATAAACAAGGTCTACAGACCTAGATATCTTTCCTGGCTCCCACAACCCTCGTTTCACAAATTGGGTGTTTTTTAGCCTTCTACTGTACTGCGACATTATTTGCCTGATGTTGTTTGTTTCCCACGGCGGCCCCCTGAGGAGTGTCATTGTCACCACAATGGCCAAATGTTCTTTACCAGAGACACCAtcatcaaggacacacacactgatacacaaacactgatacacacacacacgcacgcacacacgcaaacacgtgtgcacgcacgcacacatgcacgcgcacgcacacatgcacgcgcgtgcacacacacacacacacacacacacacacacacacacacacacacacacacacacacacacacacacacacacacacacacacacacacacacagaaagacaggcaggcagacagacagacacacggccacacacaacacacacacaagcataatggAATTGCCCATGTGAAGTGCACAGGCTGAAAGAATATTTGCCATTGATTTCTCAGGCCAGCTTGTCCATCATCTCTGcatgcatacactacacacatgcaaactaaATAAATTATACATTAAACatgaaacacacgcatacatacacacacacacacacacacacacacacgcacacacacacacacacacacacacacacacacacacacacacacacacacacacacacacacacacacacaatcaagataAACAGACTCTAGGCTACCTGACAGAGACAGAGTAGTTTATTTACATTGCCAGAGGCATGCCTCAATTCCATATTCAGACTCAAACATGAGAGCAACACGTCTCCTCTCAGAGGCCAAGCCTGCCTCTCATTCCTCCATAACCATACATCaatcaatatcacacacacacacacacacacacacacacacacacacacacacacacacacacacacacacacgcaccacatgcacagacgcacatgcacacacacagggaagccgacaaggggggacaaaggggtcagctgtcctgggcccaggtagatgAGGGACCcataatttggtcctcattacatttaatgtattaggtgggggaccctttgaggtgattttgtccggggcccagccaaagctgtcagcggccctgcacacacacacacacacagtgcatgctgcatacacacatacaagcatgcaggcatacacacacacacacacacacacacacacacacacacacacacacacacacacacacacacacacacacacacacacacacacacacacacacacacacacacacacacacacacagagctgctgcTACTGCCAACACAACTACagctaagaaatgaggaatacATAACTGTAGATTTCATACAAGACCTCAGATCAAAAACTCCTGTATAAAATCTATCTGCTACCTTGGCAGCTATCTCCCCCATTGCTTCTCTACTGTCCAGCCAATACACTTACCGTATAAACCAAAAAGTTGAAAGTTGTATTCACTACCTTAGGCAACTATAATGGAGTATTGTTTGGCTCAACAGGAATACAAGAACTGGGGTCAAAAAACTCCTTCCATCTATCTGCAGCTACCTCCTCCATTGCATCCCTAGTGTCCAGCCAATACACTTATACACTAAGCTAATCGAAGAATTTGAGAGTCTTACCCACTATCTTAGACAACTGCAGTAGCGTACAGTGGCtcatcaagaaaaaaaaactgtggacTCCATACTAGAACTGGGGTCAAAAGACTGCCCCTGTCCAAAATGTATCTGCTATCTCTTCAGCTACAGTACCTCCCCCATTGTACTGTATCTCTAGTGTCCAGCCAAtgcttaagcaataagccacgagaggccatgggttatgctcgattgataacggccaaggggagtgggcaCGATGCCAAGCGAAGTGCCTGTAATCTAATCTATCCTATCTAaccttatctaacactgttacacttaatcgctgaccaaatttctttaaaaacgctttaatgacAATTAATTTAATCCGCGacgagttgacaagttgaggaagtgattgtggttaccccggcaacgttacttggcgtgcgtgcgtgcgtgcgttgcgctgccagaaaacacacttcgctacaaaaactcagcaagaggCGATAAACaccacaggaatgaaatgtctttgcaatcacactgataccccaaccacagatggtgcaaatatgcaacgctttaccgccctagtgtgtaaacggcctaactcagacgcgcatagaatcttcaggtggaaggtgtaggtttacgctcgatcgaccacagctatcagccaatcagaatcgagaaccggaccgcacactGTTAGATACAAGAATGGGTCCAAAAACTCCTGTCCAAAATCTATCTGCTACTTCCTCATCAGCTACCTCTCCAGCCAATGTCTAGAGAATATACTTATAGTACAGTAAACCAAGAATTTGGCCCTGCTgcggcactgggttgctacgccaACAAGCCGGATTCGATTCCCGCTCGGGTTGTTTGCTGATTTGAGAGCTTGACCCACAACCTTAGACAAGAGGTGTTTGGCTCATCAGGGGAAAAACTGTAGATTGCAGATTCCATACAAGAActtgggttaaaaaaaaactcctgTCCAAAATGTACTGTCTCTGCTATTGTGTTTCATCCATCACATCTCAAGCATCCAGCCAACACACTTCTACAGCCAACCAAGAAGCTGAGACTTGTTATCCCCTTCTTCTTCAGGCCAACTGTAATGGTGATCTTGTTTGGCCCAGCAGGAAAATGGACCAGGGGATCCTAATCCTTTAgccccacttgaaatgttcaaaaATTGCTCGgggcccacccacccacctctgacccaataacaattaagctcaaataaatagtcaacagaaacacacaaacacaaacattatttcgatttttagaaaataatttcaaggcccacttggaataccttcagggcccaccagccggcccaggcccacagtttgagaatcactgctttagactGCAGCCTATAATACACTTATAAACCAAAAAGTTGAGACTCTTATCCACTTCCTCTGGTAACTAATGGTGTACTGTTTGGCCCAGAGAgacaggcaacatgtagcctaccacATCCAGTTCAGCACTCGGCTGCTAGGTTTTTCAGCTACCACCGGATTCTTTAGGCCAAATACAATTACCCCATCACCTCCCACCCTTCAGCACCCTCACAAGCTCCCTGTTAAGACCTGATTATCCTCaaatccctctccacctcctctcctctgcactatTCCTCTGTAAGAGTTTTCAGTACTCATCAGCCCTTCGAGGCCTATGATCTCCAaacttccctcacacacacatgcacgcacagatgcacgcacacatgcacacgcatgcgcgtgcgcacacacacacgcacgcacacagacacatacacagactcaaacacacaccaaagcccTCACCCAAAAATCTCATCATCCCATACCCATCATCCCTTCACGGACCTGTACTCCCCATCCCTCAACGCCTCATACTGCAGTGTTTATCGACCTTTACTTTCAACGGCACCTTTAAAACAGTTCACTCCTGGGGTCTTTGAAGTCCACCAGCGAGCTATCCTTCACTACAATGATGCCTTCGAAGGCAATATTATATGCATGTGCTGTATGTCTTTCGGACAGCCATGATGCTTCATTGTCTATTCCAGCATTCCATCTCCACTCTGAACTCTTAAAGGCATTTTCCTATCTCAGACACAGCCCTACTCGACCAGCCCTCTAAAACAGACTGTGGTATCCACTACCTCGGGCAAGTCCAAGGTCTACTGTTTGGCTCACCTGTAAAAAAGGCCGGAGAAAAGGGTGTTCAGTCCGCCACTCAGCAGCTAAGGTGTTCACCCATACTGTATTCTTTAGGCCAAATACCTCCCACCCTTCAGATCGGCACCCTCAGTAGCTGTTCAGACCTAATATTTTGAATGAAATCCCTTACTtccttaacctggttctcacgtgatggttgttaccaaccatctggaatattgtcaatcgcttagcatTAGAAAGGCGTGAGtgagttcaaaacagctcgaacctgattggagaattcatgtgggttttttttcatcaGTACTACTTCAACAACTCTCTTGTATATACCCTGCCCCGTGATCCCGCCCTGTGAttgtgattggacaggctgtgaaatatctgtttccttcgggctcgtctaagatttccagacccaagtgcgagctcacgaagtttaacgaagatgcacgaagcacgaagggtctgcgtgagagccaggctattaCTTTCTCCCCTCCACTGCACTTTAGTCCTCTTTCAGTATTCGCTCAGCATTCATTCATCAGCAGTCACTCATCATCTCacaccagggctggcctgggggagaaatggggcctgggtacttttgtcttaaaggggcccctcataattagcggcacattaatcactcactggtgggccccgcaccctcgtgggcccctattttcaaaaatgtttaaaaacatttttcttttacatttctgaaaataggggcagacgagggtacagggcccaccggggaaatgcccgctattccaaatggccagtccagccctgttccacACCAGGGAGGATAAGATGGAGTACCGAGGACAAGACGGAATGCCTGGATGACTTCAAAGATTACTGTATGTCATTTACTTATTTCTGAAACTACTGTGTTAGTATAAAAACCTGTTTAGGGGAGAACGGTTCAGTTCAGATCATCCAAACAGACACTTTTTGTTTGTCAAGGCAAGACGATCAAACCCAGAGCTGTGTAATGCTTTATTTACTTTTAGACACTATGTATTAGAATAGATGAATAAATTGATTGGACGTGAGATATGAACACCACACTCTCTAACTCTTCTtcataaaagaacacacacaattttcagtcAAATATAGGTGTACAATAGAAAGTTTTAAAGTTAAGTATAGTAATTTCCATGCACTTTCTCCATGCACTGTCTTATCACCTCTGCTGTTGTCTTCTCCAGGTCAGCAGTAGAGAAACTAGAGCTCTGCTGTTCCTCTGTGCTGCATTCATCCACTGCCAGCATCTCCTTCACTGCTTCTCCCTTTATCTCAGCAGTGACTCTACTTAATTCATCCACCTTCCTTTCATCAGCCTGACATAAGCTCTGCCCTGCTGCCCCAGCTCCTAGGCTCTCGGATTCACGCCTATCCTGCTTCATCTCTGGTGTCTTCTTCTGCTTTCTTTCGTTATCTTCCTGGGGCCAAAAGTCTAGCAGCTTGTCCACCATTTCCTCTCTCAGCCTCACCACCTCCTTTACATGTTCTTCATGTGTCCTTTCCTTTGTGCGCGTTTTCAGTTTCCGAAAATCCTCAAACTTCTTCAGTATTGCCTGCCGTTGCCTGACCCTGTCTAGTTCCGCTTCAAGCCATGCTTGCCCCACTCCCTGCCTCACTGCATTCGCTGTCAATTTTGCCGAATCGCTGGCCGTCTTGTTGGCTGCGGCACTGCCAATATCCAAAGAGGACCTTTTGATTTCATAAAGATACGTAGAGTATGACAATGTAGCTCAACAGTCACCGCATTTCTATTTCAAGGAGATCTccataaatgaataggctacataacTCAGAGTTTCCCCTTGCATTTTAGAGTTAAGATGCCACCTTGACAATAAACACCAACCACTAAGACTTGGATCCCTGAAGAGATAGACTTTGTAGTGCTAATGAAGCTGAAAAGCTGTGTAATACCCACCCTTCCTAGAAATGGTGCGAAAGCTGGGGATATTTACATAACACAAAGTCCTTTCAATGAACCACCTTGGCAAGGTTCCAAAATTATAAAGGTTTTGGATGGTTTTTAATATCATATTTCATATCAATCAGCAGGCCATAGCCTTTTCAATGATCATAGGCATGTGTCTTTGATACTGGCTAGCACCTCTGGCTTCACTAACGGAAATTCAGCAGGAAACACTGTGATTGAACAGATTACTCACCTTGGCTGAGTGTTCTGCATCTCCAGCCGTTGTATTGCCCTTTCCAGTTCTGCTTGAAGCCATGCTTGTCCCGCTCCCTGCTCTGCATTCACTGTCGCTTGTGCGGTCTCACTGACTGCGCCGATGGATGTCTCACTTTCGGCCTCACTTGTTTTCTTGTGCTCATCTGTTCGCCTCTCAGtctcttcactctttctctctgtttccaatTCATGTTTTATCAACCTCTTCTGTGCCTGCCGTTGTTTGGCCATTTCCAGTTCTGCTTGGAGCCATGCCTCTGCCCTTGATTTCAGAAAGATATGACATCACATTTCTATCACAAAGATATTTCTATTAATGACTAGGCTTGCCAGAGTTGTGACTGTTGATTTATAGCCCAATTAATGCTCAAAAAACACCCAGATGCACTAAATCCAGTTTAATTTGAACTACATTCTATTGATATCGATGGTAATATACTGTGTATACCCAATATGTAAATGAATAGATTACTCACTGTGGCAGTGTGTTCTGTCTTGAGGGGGAACATGACTAGCCCTGGGACAGCCGTGTGATAGCTGATGTGCCCTGGTCCCCTGCCTGCCTATTGTATATCTCACCGGTAAAAGGGTTCATAACCACTTATCTATGACGATTAGATGGCTAATAGCACCATGGAATGTTGAAAACAAAACATAGTAACACTGACAACATATAGAATTCTGATGTACGCAAAAACATAGCAACAGTGAACCAAATACCAGTATGTCAAAAATGTCATTACTAACTACTACCAGAGAGgtctctgctactactactactactactactaggctactactacgactataccaaagattattttaattccgtttctgctactactactactactactactactactactaataataataataataataataatgataataataataataataataataataatgaaaatttgCAAAGGCAAACAACATTTCTCTGCTCATGGTttatttttgcgtttttttcggGGTTGGTTGCCAGGATAAGTTTGGGAGGCACAAACATTCTTTTCACTGTCATCATTGACAGGTATAATCTAGGGTAAGGAATGGGTTTTGGTATAGGCACAGTTTGACAGAGGTCGCACATACTGTAGAAAACCCATGAGTGGAGAAATGTCCGCCTTGACGCTTTCATGAGGACAGTTTTGTCCCGGCCTTTACAAATTTGATCAGCAGAGATTTGTTCCGGGCGAAGATGAGTCTGACATTCATGACCAGCCATAGGAAAACATGCCTCAAGTAGGCCCCCGAGGGCATACTGAGTTAGTCAAAGAttctgtgaaaaagtgaaaaaacacgCCACTGAGTGAACACATAGGCTGTGTAAACTCAGATGTTGAACAGCTGTGTCCTCTAAGTATAACAACAATGCCCTTTACTTTTGTAATCCACTTTTTAAGGACAGCCATAGTCATTAGCTTTTCAGTAAATATGTCAGTGTTTGCCAAAAGGCTGGTTTACATATGCTGTCCTTCCTCAAATGCTACAAGGGCAAAAGAGACGTACACTAGGCGGCATTCAAGACGCATACTACTTCAGCCAGAAAAGACTCAGACAGAAAGGAATCGAATTTGCATGTTTAATGAAGAAGATAACAATGAGGGTTGTGGTATATAATAATTTGGCGGAGGCCCAATCGTCAGCCCGGGTCAGCGAGGAAGGATCCAGATGAGCCTGCTGAGGTTTTGCTGCAggaactgtagcctactggaccTTCAACCCCCGGGTGGAGAATGGGCCCAACTGGTGGTGGCGGGGAAGGAGGAGGGTATTTTGACGTCGGCACCTGAAGCAGCGAAAAGGGTGAGTCAGACACGTCTTTTTAAACATGTGAGGCTGGCCTCTGATTGGCTGCAGCGTGATGGATAATAATTGAgtccttcctggcagaactaacgcaagcTACATTTCAGCCAGAAAAGACTCAGACAGAAAGGAATCGAATTTGCTTGTTTAATGAAGAAGATAACAATGAGGGTTGTGGTATATAATAATTTGGCGGAGGCCCAATCGTCAGCCCGGGTCAGCGAGGAAGGATCCAGATGAGCCTGCTGAGGTTTTGCTGCAggaactgtagcctactggaccTTCAACCCCCAAAAAAGATGTGGGCTAACGCAGGGTTTTAACgagctcttttattcagagcccGGAGAGAAAAACTGAAACTTACCCCCAAAGAGACACAATCAAAGGCGAGAGAAGAGGACATAACGGACCCACCGTAGCTGACAACGGGAACCCACCTAAAGGAAAAATAGAGAAACGAAAAAGTGAAAACGAATAACACACACTCTTCAGCGTATGAGCTCCGCTGCACGAAACACATACCACGttaaggatggatggagggaacgtgggggcgggggaggggagtGCAGAGAGCCGCACGagaacaccaccaccagtagTTGAACAGGCAGACGAGACAATATGCCGCTTAACCACAACAGGATACGAGAAGTGTCAGATACGGACAGCAGCAGACAGAGTTTAGCGAAGTGCAGGCAACATTAGGCACTCTTGTAGAGCGCTGAAACAGAGTGCAGAGTCTCGGGCTCTGTTATAAGGAGCGATTACTCGAATGCACCGCACGGGGGCAGGAAAAGACAAGACACAGGCTGCAGAACAGGAAACGGCTGACAGAGCAGAGGGGCGCCCTTACGAGAGCTGTGCAGAGAAATTCTAGTCGGCGCAGAGTGCGCGTGCCCACCAAGGTAGCAGTGACTggcctcacgtgggcagtaaaacatTTAGGGAATTTGACGTACA is part of the Engraulis encrasicolus isolate BLACKSEA-1 chromosome 9, IST_EnEncr_1.0, whole genome shotgun sequence genome and encodes:
- the LOC134455160 gene encoding uncharacterized protein LOC134455160 — translated: MAKQRQAQKRLIKHELETERKSEETERRTDEHKKTSEAESETSIGAVSETAQATVNAEQGAGQAWLQAELERAIQRLEMQNTQPRSSLDIGSAAANKTASDSAKLTANAVRQGVGQAWLEAELDRVRQRQAILKKFEDFRKLKTRTKERTHEEHVKEVVRLREEMVDKLLDFWPQEDNERKQKKTPEMKQDRRESESLGAGAAGQSLCQADERKVDELSRVTAEIKGEAVKEMLAVDECSTEEQQSSSFSTADLEKTTAEVIRQCMEKVHGNYYT